From the genome of Streptomyces sp. JH34:
AACGTCACCGACTCGTCGAGGGCGCGCTCGTCGACCGGTCCGGTGGGGTGGTCCGCCTCAGCCATACTGCTCCTCCACGGCGGCCGACACGATCGTCGTCACCGCCTTGAACGTGCGAATACCTTCGTACATCGTCCCGCTGGTGTAGGCGACCCGCCGCTCGCCGCTCGGCGCCACGCCGGGGACCACGGTCGCGGCGGCCGCCAGATGCTCCGCGTCGAACTCCAGCTCCACCGTCCAGGACCCGCCGGTCACGGGCGCGTGGCGGACGGCGAGCGCGGCCGCTTCGGCGGCGGCGGCCCTGATGTCGGCGGCGGTGCGGGCCGGGGTGCGGCACACGGCGGCGTAGCGCGAGACGTGGTCCTTCACCGCGACCGTGCGCGCCGCGGGTGCGTAGCCGCGGGCGTCCACGCAGGTCAGGTCGTCGCCGGTGACGAGGACGACGGGGACGCCGTACTCCGCCGCGACGTGGGCGTTCAGCAGGCCCTCACTGGCACGGACCCCGTTCAGCCAGACCCCGGTGATGGAGTTGGCGAGGTAGGTGTGGGCGAGCACGCCCTCCGTGCCGGCGCCCGTGTGGTAGCCGACGAACGCGACGCCGTCGACGTCCCCGTGCTGGATGCCCTCGACCATGGAGAGGGACTTGTGCTTGCCGGTGAGCATCTGGACGCGGTCGTCGAGCCGTTCCAGGAGCAGGTTGCGCATGCTCCAGTGGGCCTCGTTGACGACCACCTCGTCGGCTCCGCCGTCGAAGAAGCCGAGCGCCGCCGCGTTCACGTCGGAGGTGAAGAGCGCACGGCAGCGTTCCCACTGCGGGGTGCCGGGCAGCACGTCGCCCGGCCAGGTCACTCCGGTGGCGCCCTCCATGTCGGCGCTGACGAGGATCTTCACGGTGCGCGGTCCTGTCGCTGGTCGGCCGTTCCCCCGCCCGTCACGGGAAGAGGATCTTCGTGCCGGATCACGGTACGCGCCGGGGCACCGCCGGGCCAGGGCCTCGGTGATCTGTCACTGGTCCAGTCCGGTGAAGCCGTCCGCCGCCCGGGTGCCGGGCGGCGGACGGCTCCGGGATCAGACGCGGCCGGTGCCCTCGACCAGCTGCTCGATCCGGGCCAGCTCGTCGTCGCCGAACTCCAGTCCGCGGACCGCCTCGACGCTGTTCTCCAGCTGGGCGACACTGCTCGCGCCGACGACGGCGGAGGTGACCCGGCCGCCGCGCAGCACCCAGGCGAGCGCCATCTGGGCGAGGGACTGCCCGCGTTCCCGCGCGAGTTCGTTGAGCGCGCCCAGCCGGGCGACCAGGTCGGGGGTGACGGCCTCGGCCGACAGGAACGGGCTGGTACCCGCCGCCCGCGAGCCCTCCGGGACACCGTTCAGATAGCGGTCGGAGAGGATGCCCTGTTCCAGCGGGGAGTACGCGATGGAGCCGGTGCCGAGCTCGTCGAGGACGTCCAGCAGTCCGTCCTCGACCCAGCGGTCCAGCATGGAGTAACGCGGCTGGTGGATGAGGAGGGGGGTACCCATCTCGTTCAGGATGCGGGCCGCCTCGCGGGTCTGCTCGGCGGAGTAGTTGGAGACACCGGCGTACAGCGCCTTGCCCTGGCGCACCGCCGTGTCGAGGGCGCCCATGGTCTCCTCGAGCGGGGTGTCCGGGTCGAAGCGGTGGGAGTAGAAGATGTCGACGTAGTCGAGGCCGAGGCGGTTCAGGCTCTGGTCCAGCGAGGAGCGCAGGTTCTTGCGGGATCCCCACTCCCCGTACGGGCCGTCCCACATGTGGTAGCCCGCCTTCGTCGAGATGACGATCTCGTCCCGGAGGCCGGCGAAGTCCGTCTTCAGGGCGCGGCCCATGGCGGTTTCGGCGGAACCGGGCGGCGGGCCGTAGTTGTTGGCCAGGTCGAAGTGGGTGATGCCGAGGTCGAAGGCCCGGCGCAGGATCGCGCCCTGGGTCTCGGGGGTCCGGTCGCCTCCGAAGTTGTGCCAGAGCCCGAGGGACAGCGCGGGCAGCAGCAGGCCGCTGCGGCCGGTGCGCCGGTAGGGCATGGCGTCGTAGCGGTCGGCGGACGGAAGGTACATACGAGCACTCCACGGGGCACGGCGTAGCGCGCCAGGTCTGGTGCGCGTCCTCAAGACTGGCGGAGAAAGATCCAGCGGTCCAACAGGAGATTGCGCTGGGATTCATCGTCTAGATTGCTCAATCATGGAATTGCGTCAGCTGGAGCACTTCGTCGCGGTCGCCGAGGAGCAGCACTTCACCAGGGCGGCCGAGCGGCTGGCGGTGTCGCAGTCGGGGCTGTCCGCGTCGGTGCGGGCCCTGGAACACGAGCTGAAGACGCCGCTCTTCAGCCGTACCACCCGGTCGGTCCGGCTCACCGAGGCCGGACAGGCCCTGCTGACGGAGGCCGAGCGCACGCTGGCGGGCGCCAGGGCCGCGCGGGACGCGGTGGACGCCGTCCGGGGTCTGCTGCGCGGCACGCTGACGCTCGGGGTGGAGCAGTGCGTGGCCGGGGTGAGCACGGCGCGGTTGCTCGCGGCCTTCCACCGGGAGCACCCTCACATGGAGATACGGCTCCGGCAGGAGGGCACGTCCAGCCTGCTGGACGGGGTGGCGGGCGGCCGGCTGGACCTCGCGTTCGCCGCGACCGTCAGCCCGCCGGAGTGGCGGGGCGATCTCGTACCGCTGGCCCGCGAGCCCATGGTCGTCCTGTGCTCCCCCGGCCACCGGTTCGCGGAGGAGGGGGCGCGAGTGGTGTGGGACGACCTGCGCGGCGAGTCGTTCATCGACTTCCACCCGGACTGGGGGCCCCGCCGCGCGGCGGACGAGGCGTTCACCGCGGCGGGGGTGCGCCGCACCGTGGCGCTCGAGGTCAGCGACGTGCACAGCCTGCTGGAACTGGTGCACGAGGGGCTCGGGATCGCCGTGGTACCGCACCATTTCTCCCGCAAGCCGGAAGCGGGCGGACTGGTCGCCGTGGATGTCGCCGGGACGCACCGGCCGGTCTACGAGAGCGTCGTCGTGCTCCCGCCGTCCCGGGCCATGAGCCCCGGGGCGAAGGCGCTGATGGCCCTGGTGCGGGCGGCCCCGCCGCGCTGAGCCGGGCCGTCGGCGTCTCAGCCGCTCAGCGCCTCGGCGAACGCGCCCGCCTCCTGGTCGATCCCGCTGCAGGTGTCCGACGCGGTCGCCGTGCCCTCGCCCGAGGCGCACTCCTGGTCGCGGAAGGCAGCCCACAGGGAGAGGGCGCCGACCCCCTGACGGGTGGCGAAGTCACGCAGCGACGTCGCGTCGTCGAGGGTGAAGGTCTCCCCCTCGACGTCGTTGACCCCGATCATCACGGTGATGTGCAGCGCCTTCCACGCCGCTTCCTGCGACAGCCTGAGGAGGTCCACGAGCTGGTCGTGGGCGGCGCGTGCCGCGCTCCCGGCGTAGTCGCCCATGTCGCCGTCGTGGGAGGTGCTGTAGTTCATCGCCATGATGTTCACCGCGGAGATCTCGACCCCCTGGTCCACCGCGTCCTCCAGGACGGCGGTCCCGGTGTCCTCCAGCCCGTCGGGCATGACCGGCAGGGTGTAGGTGACGTCGAGGTCGCGTTCGTCCTGGAGCAGGGCGAGCGCCTCGTTGCGGCGGGTGACGGAGGCGGTGTCGGTGAGCGCGTCGCCCTCGATGTCGAAGTCCGCCTTCGTGGCGCCGACGGCGTCCAGCACCTCCGCGTAGGCGTCGGCGAGTTCCCGTGCGCTGCCGCAGGTCAGTGCCGCCTCGGTGCCCGCGGCGCCACCGAAGGAGACCCGGACGTCCGCCCCGCTCGCGGTGAGCTTCTCGACGCGGGCCGCGACCGCCTCATCGGTGACCGCCGTGGTGCCGCCCCAGAGCG
Proteins encoded in this window:
- a CDS encoding M55 family metallopeptidase — protein: MKILVSADMEGATGVTWPGDVLPGTPQWERCRALFTSDVNAAALGFFDGGADEVVVNEAHWSMRNLLLERLDDRVQMLTGKHKSLSMVEGIQHGDVDGVAFVGYHTGAGTEGVLAHTYLANSITGVWLNGVRASEGLLNAHVAAEYGVPVVLVTGDDLTCVDARGYAPAARTVAVKDHVSRYAAVCRTPARTAADIRAAAAEAAALAVRHAPVTGGSWTVELEFDAEHLAAAATVVPGVAPSGERRVAYTSGTMYEGIRTFKAVTTIVSAAVEEQYG
- a CDS encoding aldo/keto reductase is translated as MYLPSADRYDAMPYRRTGRSGLLLPALSLGLWHNFGGDRTPETQGAILRRAFDLGITHFDLANNYGPPPGSAETAMGRALKTDFAGLRDEIVISTKAGYHMWDGPYGEWGSRKNLRSSLDQSLNRLGLDYVDIFYSHRFDPDTPLEETMGALDTAVRQGKALYAGVSNYSAEQTREAARILNEMGTPLLIHQPRYSMLDRWVEDGLLDVLDELGTGSIAYSPLEQGILSDRYLNGVPEGSRAAGTSPFLSAEAVTPDLVARLGALNELARERGQSLAQMALAWVLRGGRVTSAVVGASSVAQLENSVEAVRGLEFGDDELARIEQLVEGTGRV
- a CDS encoding LysR family transcriptional regulator translates to MELRQLEHFVAVAEEQHFTRAAERLAVSQSGLSASVRALEHELKTPLFSRTTRSVRLTEAGQALLTEAERTLAGARAARDAVDAVRGLLRGTLTLGVEQCVAGVSTARLLAAFHREHPHMEIRLRQEGTSSLLDGVAGGRLDLAFAATVSPPEWRGDLVPLAREPMVVLCSPGHRFAEEGARVVWDDLRGESFIDFHPDWGPRRAADEAFTAAGVRRTVALEVSDVHSLLELVHEGLGIAVVPHHFSRKPEAGGLVAVDVAGTHRPVYESVVVLPPSRAMSPGAKALMALVRAAPPR
- a CDS encoding chitinase; its protein translation is MQRRTRVSSALAGLIALGLACSACSTGGVADQAKGSAPPPPTATRTDYTPYVSATTAADTDDAGSPDTYNLAFVTSEAAGCTPLWGGTTAVTDEAVAARVEKLTASGADVRVSFGGAAGTEAALTCGSARELADAYAEVLDAVGATKADFDIEGDALTDTASVTRRNEALALLQDERDLDVTYTLPVMPDGLEDTGTAVLEDAVDQGVEISAVNIMAMNYSTSHDGDMGDYAGSAARAAHDQLVDLLRLSQEAAWKALHITVMIGVNDVEGETFTLDDATSLRDFATRQGVGALSLWAAFRDQECASGEGTATASDTCSGIDQEAGAFAEALSG